In one window of bacterium DNA:
- a CDS encoding hydroxylase, whose amino-acid sequence MTDEPELFEQRPHSKIKVNTDDGPRELDIYTPEGFKVVSNLFTRSGWQQKISYEPTWLGIPIIQTPEDIVMMQELIWKVRPDVIIECGVAHGGAVVLYASMLELLGKGHVIGVDVEIRKYNRLALQSHPLSRRFTLIEGSSVEPATVDEVRRLIQPDDKVLVALDSNHTAAHVAKELRMYAPLVTPESYVVVFDGVMQVLTDAPGGSPTWDRDNPWHAVREYIEENDEFQVDPYYNRLKVTHCPGGFLKRVKKRRQ is encoded by the coding sequence ATGACAGACGAACCCGAACTCTTCGAACAGAGACCCCACTCGAAGATCAAAGTCAACACCGACGACGGCCCGCGGGAGCTGGACATCTACACACCCGAGGGGTTCAAGGTCGTCTCCAACCTGTTCACGCGCTCGGGCTGGCAGCAGAAGATCAGCTACGAGCCCACGTGGCTGGGCATCCCCATCATCCAGACGCCGGAAGACATCGTGATGATGCAGGAGCTCATCTGGAAGGTCCGCCCGGACGTCATCATCGAGTGCGGTGTGGCGCATGGCGGCGCGGTCGTCCTCTACGCATCGATGCTCGAGCTGCTCGGCAAGGGCCACGTGATCGGGGTCGACGTCGAGATCCGAAAGTACAACCGGCTCGCGCTGCAGAGCCACCCGCTGAGCCGCCGCTTCACTCTCATCGAGGGAAGCTCGGTCGAGCCGGCGACGGTCGACGAGGTGCGTCGCCTCATCCAGCCCGACGACAAGGTGCTGGTGGCGCTTGACTCCAACCACACCGCGGCGCACGTGGCCAAGGAGTTGCGCATGTACGCACCCCTGGTGACGCCGGAGAGCTATGTGGTTGTCTTCGACGGCGTGATGCAGGTGCTGACGGACGCTCCGGGCGGCTCACCGACCTGGGACAGGGACAACCCGTGGCACGCGGTGCGGGAGTACATCGAAGAGAACGACGAATTCCAAGTCGATCCCTACTACAACCGGCTCAAGGTGACCCACTGTCCAGGCGGCTTCCTGAAGCGGGTGAAAAAGCGCCGCCAGTAG
- the rfbF gene encoding glucose-1-phosphate cytidylyltransferase, which translates to MKVVILAGGLGTRLSEETEMRPKPLVEIGGHPIIWHIMKHYVRHGFNEFVVALGYKGEELKRYFLDYHRLRANLTIDLATGQPNFHEAADEAWTVHLIDTGLKTNTGARVKRLQPWLEGETFMLTYGDGVCDIDLRELLRFHRQHGRLATVTAVRPPSRFGGLIFDGDMVSDFTEKPQIGEGWINGGFMVMEPGVFKYLDGDDLSLEADALEHLAADRQLAAYRHKQFWQCMDTLRDVRLLEGLWQSGRPPWKTWE; encoded by the coding sequence GTGAAAGTCGTGATCCTGGCTGGCGGCCTCGGCACGCGCCTTTCGGAAGAGACCGAGATGAGGCCGAAACCGCTGGTCGAGATCGGGGGTCACCCGATCATCTGGCACATCATGAAGCACTACGTGCGACACGGATTCAACGAGTTCGTGGTCGCGCTGGGCTACAAGGGCGAGGAGCTCAAGCGCTATTTCCTCGACTATCACCGCCTTCGCGCCAACCTGACGATCGACCTCGCCACCGGACAGCCCAACTTCCACGAGGCGGCTGACGAGGCGTGGACCGTGCACCTCATCGACACCGGCCTCAAGACCAATACCGGAGCTCGCGTCAAGCGCCTGCAGCCGTGGCTCGAGGGCGAGACGTTCATGCTGACGTACGGCGACGGGGTCTGCGACATCGACCTGCGGGAACTGCTGCGATTCCACCGCCAGCATGGGCGTCTGGCGACGGTGACCGCCGTGCGGCCTCCGTCCCGTTTCGGCGGCCTGATCTTCGACGGCGACATGGTGTCCGACTTCACCGAGAAACCTCAGATCGGCGAGGGCTGGATCAACGGCGGCTTCATGGTCATGGAGCCGGGAGTGTTCAAGTATCTCGATGGAGACGATCTGAGCCTGGAAGCCGACGCCCTCGAGCATCTGGCTGCGGACCGGCAGCTGGCCGCCTACAGGCACAAGCAGTTCTGGCAATGCATGGACACCCTGCGCGACGTGCGCCTGCTGGAAGGCCTGTGGCAAAGCGGCCGTCCGCCGTGGAAGACCTGGGAGTGA
- a CDS encoding dTDP-4-dehydrorhamnose 3,5-epimerase, with amino-acid sequence MIDGVKVVPLRRIPDERGTIYHMLKATDPHFSGFGEIYFSTVYPGVVKGWHRHENMTLHYACIHGRVKLVIYDERASSPTKGELMELFLGPDNYSLVVIPPDLWNGFKGMGREPAIIADLIDIPHEQAKSIRLDPHQNHIPYDWSVKER; translated from the coding sequence ATGATCGACGGCGTCAAGGTCGTGCCTTTGCGGCGCATACCCGACGAGCGCGGGACGATCTACCACATGCTCAAGGCGACCGACCCGCACTTCTCCGGGTTCGGCGAGATCTACTTCTCGACCGTGTACCCAGGTGTCGTCAAGGGCTGGCACCGCCACGAGAACATGACCCTGCACTACGCCTGCATCCACGGCCGAGTGAAGCTGGTGATCTATGACGAGCGCGCTAGCTCGCCTACGAAGGGCGAGCTGATGGAGCTGTTCTTGGGGCCTGACAACTACTCGCTGGTGGTGATCCCGCCCGACCTCTGGAACGGTTTCAAGGGGATGGGCCGAGAGCCGGCCATCATCGCTGACCTGATCGACATCCCTCACGAGCAGGCGAAGTCGATTCGCCTCGATCCGCACCAGAATCACATCCCGTACGACTGGTCTGTCAAGGAACGGTGA
- a CDS encoding NAD-dependent epimerase/dehydratase family protein, whose product MHGHPARRAPAGRPVAKRPSAVEDLGVNSHVHSAAPPEFWRDRPTFVTGASGLVGGWLVKRLVAAGAEVVCLVRDWVPQSELLRAKLLDDVKTVRGDLRDQALLERVLGEYEVDTVLHLAAQTIVPIANRNPISTFETNVAGTWALLEACRRSPAVKQIVVASSDKSYGDQERLPYDETMPLAGRHPYDVSKSAGDLIAQSYAATYGLPVLITRCGNFYGGGDLNWSRIVPGTIRSVLRGKRPVIRSDGQFVRDYFYVEDGAAAYTLSAERLASNRALAGEAFNFSNEQPINVIEVTRLVLKLMGSDLEPDIRNEAANEIRCQYLSAAKARERLGWRPLFQLEEGIGLTIDWYRAFFGAQA is encoded by the coding sequence ATGCATGGACACCCTGCGCGACGTGCGCCTGCTGGAAGGCCTGTGGCAAAGCGGCCGTCCGCCGTGGAAGACCTGGGAGTGAACAGCCACGTCCATTCGGCGGCACCGCCCGAGTTCTGGCGCGACCGGCCGACATTCGTCACCGGAGCATCCGGACTCGTGGGCGGATGGCTGGTCAAGCGCCTGGTGGCCGCGGGGGCCGAGGTCGTGTGCCTCGTCCGCGACTGGGTGCCGCAGAGCGAGCTCCTGCGCGCCAAGCTCCTCGACGATGTCAAGACGGTACGGGGGGACCTGCGCGACCAGGCCCTGCTCGAGCGAGTGCTGGGCGAGTACGAGGTCGACACGGTGCTCCACCTGGCCGCGCAAACCATCGTGCCGATCGCCAACCGCAACCCCATCTCGACCTTCGAGACCAACGTGGCCGGCACCTGGGCGCTCCTCGAGGCGTGCCGCCGCAGTCCGGCGGTCAAGCAGATCGTGGTCGCGTCGTCCGACAAGTCGTACGGCGACCAGGAGCGCCTGCCATACGACGAAACCATGCCCCTGGCGGGGCGGCATCCGTACGACGTCAGCAAGTCCGCGGGCGACCTTATCGCGCAGTCCTACGCCGCCACCTACGGCCTCCCGGTGCTGATCACCCGCTGCGGCAACTTCTACGGCGGAGGCGATCTCAACTGGAGCCGGATCGTGCCTGGCACCATCCGCTCGGTCTTGCGCGGCAAGCGCCCTGTCATCCGCTCCGACGGACAGTTCGTGCGTGACTACTTCTACGTCGAGGACGGCGCCGCCGCCTACACCCTGTCCGCGGAGCGCCTGGCCTCCAACCGCGCGCTTGCGGGCGAGGCTTTCAACTTTTCCAACGAGCAGCCCATCAACGTGATCGAGGTGACCAGGCTCGTCCTGAAGCTGATGGGATCCGACCTCGAGCCTGACATCCGCAACGAAGCCGCGAACGAGATCCGCTGCCAGTACCTCAGCGCCGCCAAAGCGCGCGAGAGGCTGGGCTGGCGGCCCCTGTTCCAGCTGGAGGAAGGCATCGGTCTGACGATCGATTGGTACAGGGCCTTCTTCGGAGCCCAAGCGTGA
- a CDS encoding class I SAM-dependent methyltransferase yields MTGCRSCGATQMERVLSLGRTPLANALLKVDEIARPEPTFPLELVFCPDCALVQITETVPPEQLFSHYLYLSSFSDTMLKHSEELVRQLIEQRSLDANGLVIEVASNDGYLLQFYKQAGVPVLGIEPAANVAKVAEDRGIPTLVHFFGRELAQELRDGGRRADVIHANNVLAHVADLNGFVAGLAMALKDDGVAVIEVPHLKPMIERLEFDTIYHEHLCYYSLTALQPLFRRHGLEIVDVHEIPLHGGSLQVHAALSGRLSDRVCRLLEEERQAGVGGREFYRDFGDKVRSLKKDLVAKLDALKSSGSRIAAYGASAKGATLLNYCGIGRETIDFVADRSTVKQGLYTPGTHLLVKSPEALVQERPDHVLLLTWNFADEILDQQAAYRQLGGKFIIPVPEPVIV; encoded by the coding sequence GTGACCGGCTGCCGCTCATGCGGCGCGACGCAGATGGAACGGGTGCTTTCCCTGGGCCGCACGCCGCTCGCCAACGCCCTGCTCAAGGTGGACGAGATCGCCCGGCCCGAGCCCACCTTTCCGCTCGAGCTGGTGTTCTGCCCCGACTGCGCGCTGGTCCAGATCACTGAGACCGTGCCGCCGGAGCAGTTGTTCAGCCACTACCTCTACCTGTCCTCGTTCTCCGACACGATGCTCAAGCATTCAGAAGAGCTCGTACGCCAGCTGATCGAGCAGCGGAGCCTGGATGCCAACGGTCTCGTCATCGAGGTCGCGAGCAACGACGGCTACCTTTTGCAGTTCTACAAGCAGGCGGGCGTGCCGGTGCTGGGCATCGAACCCGCCGCCAACGTGGCGAAGGTGGCCGAGGACCGAGGCATCCCGACCCTGGTGCACTTCTTCGGGCGCGAGCTGGCGCAGGAGCTGCGCGACGGCGGCAGGCGGGCAGACGTGATCCACGCCAACAACGTGCTGGCGCACGTAGCCGACCTCAACGGCTTCGTCGCCGGCCTGGCGATGGCCCTGAAAGACGACGGCGTGGCCGTGATCGAGGTGCCCCACCTCAAACCGATGATCGAGCGCCTCGAATTCGACACCATCTATCACGAGCACCTCTGCTACTACTCACTGACGGCCCTGCAGCCTCTGTTCAGGCGCCACGGGCTCGAGATCGTGGACGTGCACGAGATCCCGCTGCACGGCGGATCGCTGCAGGTGCACGCGGCGCTGTCCGGACGCCTTTCGGACCGCGTCTGCCGGCTGCTGGAAGAGGAGCGCCAGGCAGGGGTCGGCGGGCGCGAGTTCTACCGCGATTTCGGTGACAAGGTCCGGAGCCTGAAGAAGGATCTGGTCGCAAAGCTGGACGCCCTCAAGTCCTCGGGCAGCCGGATCGCGGCGTATGGGGCCTCGGCCAAAGGAGCGACGCTGCTGAACTACTGCGGCATCGGGCGCGAGACGATCGACTTCGTCGCCGATCGCTCGACGGTTAAGCAGGGCCTGTACACGCCGGGCACGCACCTGCTGGTCAAGTCGCCCGAGGCGCTGGTGCAAGAGCGGCCCGACCACGTATTGCTGCTGACGTGGAACTTCGCCGACGAGATCCTCGACCAGCAGGCGGCATATCGCCAGCTGGGCGGCAAATTCATCATCCCGGTGCCCGAGCCGGTGATCGTTTGA
- a CDS encoding NAD(P)-dependent oxidoreductase — protein sequence MVCQGTVTVLVTGATGFVGSQVVRQLVASGEDVAVIVRPGSLRRRLEGVIDRVQVLEADLADSAAIARLLEACKPDACIHAAWFAEPGKYLDSARNLDSLRSSFDFLERLANAGCLHLVGIGTCFEYQMQRTTLTEDSPVRPFTLYAAAKLAFYLVAAQRAAQLGMGLAWARLFYLYGPYEDERRVVPAAIKALSAGRAFAGTSGEQVRDYLHVEDVASGLCALSRHRLSGAFNVCSSEPVTIADLMRTLGELLGRPELIRLGALPNRERDPEYVCGDNHRLRTEAHWAPRYALRDGLAQTIEWWRKAA from the coding sequence CTGGTCTGTCAAGGAACGGTGACCGTCCTGGTCACCGGTGCGACCGGATTCGTCGGCTCTCAGGTCGTGCGCCAGCTGGTCGCCTCCGGCGAGGACGTGGCGGTCATCGTGCGCCCAGGGAGCTTGCGTCGCCGCCTGGAGGGAGTCATCGACCGGGTACAGGTCCTCGAAGCCGACCTGGCTGACAGCGCCGCGATCGCGCGGCTGCTCGAGGCCTGCAAACCTGACGCCTGCATCCATGCCGCCTGGTTCGCTGAACCGGGCAAGTACCTGGACTCCGCGCGCAACCTCGATTCTCTGCGCTCGAGCTTCGACTTTCTGGAGCGACTGGCGAACGCCGGCTGCCTGCACCTGGTCGGCATCGGGACCTGCTTCGAATACCAGATGCAGAGGACGACGCTAACCGAAGACTCGCCCGTCAGGCCGTTCACCCTGTACGCGGCGGCCAAGCTGGCCTTCTACCTCGTCGCCGCGCAGCGGGCGGCGCAGCTGGGCATGGGCCTGGCGTGGGCGCGCCTCTTCTACCTGTACGGGCCGTACGAGGACGAGCGGAGAGTGGTGCCCGCCGCGATCAAGGCGTTGAGCGCCGGCCGTGCGTTTGCCGGCACATCCGGAGAGCAGGTGCGCGATTATCTGCACGTCGAGGACGTCGCCTCGGGGTTGTGTGCGCTGAGCCGCCACAGGCTCAGCGGAGCGTTCAATGTGTGCTCGTCCGAGCCTGTTACCATTGCCGACCTCATGCGGACCTTGGGCGAGCTCCTGGGTCGACCAGAGCTGATCCGCCTGGGCGCCCTCCCCAATCGCGAGCGGGACCCCGAGTACGTCTGCGGAGATAACCACAGGTTGCGCACCGAGGCTCATTGGGCGCCCCGCTATGCGCTGCGGGATGGGCTCGCTCAGACGATCGAATGGTGGAGGAAAGCCGCATGA
- a CDS encoding glycosyltransferase: MCRDLACPARLPLRSARSRSLLMAGPPLVSIGLPVYNAERYLKLALDSLVAQDHPNFELIISDNASTDGTEKICRSYAQRDARVRYHRAEHNMGAIWNFNRVFELARGEYFMWAAHDDLRDPRCVSACVAAMQTRPDAVLCCTGIRFIDEDGGAIDVAPHVAGIRPTGRTPGERLRQVARACNWYDFYGLARTSALSRTRRAFPTWGFDVVVLLELCLRGTVVLVPEPLFSYRLIAVKTEPGMAVSLSSDGGIGVCWSCMTIEMLRAIWLAPFGVPERLALAVLFLVNFCFLNWRVAAHLRRDLAPNIRIALRERRLGRSAVLLVVGALVYPVYNRLTQALYHRARRAGEGVSGA, translated from the coding sequence ATGTGCCGTGATCTGGCTTGCCCTGCTCGCCTTCCGCTCCGCTCCGCCCGTTCCCGAAGCCTGTTGATGGCGGGACCACCGCTGGTCAGCATCGGGCTGCCCGTCTACAACGCCGAGCGCTACCTGAAGCTCGCCCTCGACTCGCTCGTGGCCCAGGACCATCCGAACTTCGAGCTGATCATCTCCGACAACGCGTCGACCGACGGCACCGAGAAGATCTGCCGGTCGTACGCGCAGCGAGACGCGCGCGTGCGCTACCACCGGGCCGAGCACAACATGGGCGCGATCTGGAACTTCAACCGGGTGTTCGAGCTGGCCCGCGGCGAGTACTTCATGTGGGCGGCGCATGACGATCTGCGCGATCCGCGCTGCGTGAGCGCGTGCGTCGCCGCCATGCAAACGAGGCCCGATGCCGTGCTCTGCTGCACCGGCATCCGCTTCATCGACGAGGACGGTGGCGCCATCGACGTTGCGCCGCACGTGGCCGGCATTCGCCCCACCGGCAGGACGCCAGGCGAGCGGCTGCGTCAGGTGGCCCGGGCCTGCAACTGGTACGACTTTTACGGCCTGGCAAGGACCTCGGCGCTGAGCCGGACACGGCGCGCATTCCCAACTTGGGGCTTTGACGTGGTCGTTTTGCTCGAACTCTGCCTGCGCGGCACGGTCGTGCTGGTGCCTGAGCCGCTGTTCTCCTACCGTCTGATCGCGGTCAAGACCGAGCCGGGCATGGCCGTCTCGCTCAGCTCGGATGGGGGCATCGGCGTCTGCTGGAGCTGTATGACGATCGAGATGCTGCGCGCGATCTGGCTCGCTCCATTCGGAGTGCCGGAGAGGCTGGCTCTGGCGGTCTTGTTCCTCGTGAACTTCTGCTTCCTCAACTGGCGGGTGGCCGCCCACCTGCGCCGCGACCTGGCGCCCAACATTCGAATCGCGCTTCGCGAGCGGCGCTTGGGCCGGTCGGCTGTGCTCCTGGTCGTCGGAGCGCTCGTCTACCCCGTGTACAACCGCCTGACGCAGGCGCTCTACCACCGAGCCAGGCGGGCGGGCGAGGGTGTGTCGGGGGCTTAG
- a CDS encoding DUF2079 domain-containing protein — protein sequence MPAGTRGASRLVSVAPSRFWSRNGHDWRSVLGRARAVLLRREGLTAFGVAAAYFLLYSTLAVLRHRTYHSFGFDLGLFDQVFWNTTQGRPLESTMSQALPVPHSLLGDHFSPAFWLLVPFYYAYPHPETLLVIQTAALALGAWPVYLLAQLKLPAGYRLAWVAAYFLFLPLAFISTYDFHEVALAVAPLGFALYFLERGRIGWFLLSLASTFLIKEEMPLVGTGFGAYVLLSKRDWKLGLGVLAGSLLAFAAIIQAAIPYFGGGRPYPYIAGRYGQVGGSPLGILRTLVSDPARIARVLLQPKKVYFVTGLFGPVLGLSALAGWASVVLLPTLGYLLLSSYEPQYSFTSQYSAPLIPLVLGTSILALARLRELARKRAMAAVMVSSFFFSWAYGDLPFSRKFNPGQFQPETRYAAFLPALARIPPGARVSAENGFPSHLSERRYIYDYGYEGVQDAGWVVLDYEGSGYDLPAFQAQVAAVEAAGYDQVAAGYGLSLLRKR from the coding sequence CTGCCGGCCGGAACGCGAGGTGCGTCCCGGCTCGTTTCTGTAGCTCCTTCGCGCTTTTGGTCGCGCAACGGCCATGATTGGCGATCAGTGTTGGGGCGCGCTCGCGCGGTCCTCTTGCGCCGCGAGGGCTTGACCGCGTTCGGTGTGGCCGCCGCCTACTTCCTCCTCTACTCGACGCTCGCCGTGCTCCGCCACCGCACCTACCATTCGTTCGGCTTCGACCTCGGCCTCTTCGATCAAGTCTTTTGGAACACCACCCAGGGCCGGCCCTTGGAATCGACCATGAGCCAGGCGCTGCCCGTCCCCCACTCCCTGCTCGGCGACCACTTCTCGCCCGCCTTCTGGCTTCTGGTGCCCTTCTACTACGCGTATCCGCACCCCGAGACGCTGCTGGTCATCCAGACCGCTGCGCTCGCCCTGGGCGCCTGGCCGGTGTACCTGCTTGCCCAACTCAAGTTGCCGGCCGGGTACCGGCTTGCCTGGGTGGCGGCCTACTTCCTGTTCCTGCCACTCGCCTTCATCAGCACCTACGACTTCCACGAGGTGGCGCTGGCCGTGGCGCCCCTGGGCTTCGCCCTCTACTTTCTCGAGCGCGGCCGGATCGGCTGGTTCCTGCTCAGCCTTGCCTCGACGTTCCTGATCAAGGAGGAGATGCCCCTGGTCGGCACCGGCTTCGGCGCCTACGTCCTGCTCAGTAAGCGCGACTGGAAGCTCGGGCTTGGAGTGCTGGCGGGGAGTCTGCTCGCCTTCGCCGCCATCATCCAGGCGGCGATCCCATACTTCGGCGGCGGCCGGCCCTACCCCTACATTGCCGGCCGCTACGGGCAGGTGGGTGGCAGCCCGCTCGGGATCCTCCGCACGCTGGTGAGCGATCCGGCGCGCATCGCGCGCGTCCTCCTGCAGCCCAAGAAGGTTTACTTCGTCACCGGCCTCTTCGGCCCGGTGCTCGGGCTCAGCGCGCTCGCGGGCTGGGCGTCGGTCGTGTTGCTGCCGACCCTGGGCTACCTGCTTTTATCCAGCTACGAGCCGCAATACTCCTTCACCTCTCAGTACTCGGCCCCTCTCATCCCCCTGGTCCTTGGGACCTCGATCCTGGCGCTTGCACGCCTCCGTGAGCTGGCGCGCAAGCGGGCCATGGCGGCGGTGATGGTGAGCTCTTTCTTCTTCAGCTGGGCGTACGGCGACTTGCCGTTTTCTCGCAAGTTCAACCCCGGCCAGTTCCAGCCCGAGACGCGCTACGCCGCCTTCCTGCCGGCGCTCGCCCGGATCCCGCCGGGAGCTCGCGTCTCCGCCGAGAACGGCTTCCCCAGCCATCTCTCCGAGCGCCGGTACATCTACGACTATGGGTACGAGGGCGTGCAGGATGCCGGGTGGGTGGTCCTCGACTACGAGGGGTCCGGTTACGACCTGCCTGCCTTTCAAGCCCAGGTGGCGGCGGTCGAGGCGGCGGGATACGACCAGGTCGCCGCCGGCTACGGCCTCTCGTTGCTTCGCAAGCGTTGA
- the gmd gene encoding GDP-mannose 4,6-dehydratase: protein MAQTALITGITGQDGSYLAELLLAKGYEVHGVVRRSSSMNRGRIDHLQHANPSHPEGSKFVLHYGDMTDSGGLNRLVKTIRPDEIYNLAAQSHVQISFDQPEYTGDADGLGTTRLLDAIRTAGLPTRFYQASTSEMFGLTPPPQSETSPFHPRSPYAAAKLYAHWMTVNYREAHELFACSGILFNHESPRRGENFVTRKVTRGIAQILAGKTDKLRLGNLDSKRDWGHARDYVEAMWLMLQQDEPDDYVIATGMMRSVRDFVEAAFGMAGLDWKKYVVVDEAYLRPADVHELRGDSSKAAAKLGWKPKTTFDELVHEMLEHDLTLEGVDPAKHLRAPLPD, encoded by the coding sequence ATGGCGCAAACCGCACTCATCACAGGCATCACCGGCCAGGATGGCTCGTACCTCGCCGAGCTCCTGCTGGCCAAGGGCTACGAGGTCCATGGAGTCGTCCGCCGGTCGTCGAGCATGAACCGCGGCCGCATCGACCACCTCCAGCACGCCAATCCGAGCCATCCAGAAGGTTCCAAATTCGTCCTCCACTACGGCGACATGACCGACTCGGGCGGCCTCAATCGGCTGGTCAAGACCATCCGGCCGGACGAGATCTACAACCTGGCGGCGCAGAGCCACGTCCAGATCTCCTTCGACCAGCCGGAATACACCGGCGACGCTGACGGCCTGGGCACGACCCGATTGTTGGACGCGATCCGGACCGCGGGACTGCCCACGCGGTTCTACCAGGCCTCAACCTCCGAGATGTTCGGACTCACCCCTCCTCCCCAGAGCGAAACCTCACCATTCCACCCGCGGAGCCCATATGCCGCCGCCAAGCTGTACGCCCACTGGATGACGGTCAACTATCGGGAGGCGCACGAGCTGTTTGCGTGCAGCGGGATCCTGTTCAACCACGAGTCGCCTCGCCGCGGCGAAAACTTTGTCACGCGCAAGGTGACGCGCGGCATCGCTCAGATCCTGGCCGGTAAGACCGACAAGCTTCGCCTGGGCAACCTGGACTCCAAGCGCGACTGGGGCCACGCGCGGGACTACGTCGAGGCGATGTGGCTCATGCTGCAGCAGGACGAGCCGGACGACTACGTCATCGCCACCGGCATGATGCGGTCAGTTCGCGACTTTGTCGAAGCGGCCTTTGGGATGGCCGGTCTGGATTGGAAGAAGTACGTCGTCGTGGACGAGGCTTACCTGCGGCCCGCCGACGTGCACGAGCTTCGCGGCGACTCCTCCAAGGCGGCCGCGAAGCTGGGTTGGAAGCCGAAGACCACCTTTGACGAATTGGTCCACGAGATGCTCGAGCACGACCTGACGCTCGAGGGCGTCGACCCGGCCAAGCACCTGCGCGCGCCGCTCCCGGACTGA